A window of Marinilabiliales bacterium contains these coding sequences:
- a CDS encoding TIGR01777 family protein, translating into MHILITGGSGLIGTHLSRKLKEKGYETAILSRKKTGDPDAETYLWDPDNNEIEKGAIEKADYIVHLAGANISDKRWTSKRKQEIVDSRVETAELLFSKVAGSKTRPKAFISASAVNYYGTLTSDKIFNEDDPPSTDFLGETCKKWEQAAGRFNDLGVRTVIVRTGVVISPKGGALKKMALPVKLGLGAPIGSGKQYFPWIHLDDLCGIYIKAIEDAQMQGAYNAVAPGHITNREVMKTLADAYNRPFWAPNVPAFV; encoded by the coding sequence ATGCATATACTAATAACCGGAGGAAGTGGACTGATAGGTACGCACCTCAGCAGAAAGCTCAAGGAGAAAGGATATGAAACGGCAATCCTGAGCAGGAAAAAGACCGGTGATCCTGATGCTGAGACCTATCTATGGGATCCGGATAATAATGAGATTGAAAAGGGAGCAATAGAAAAGGCTGATTATATCGTACATCTTGCTGGAGCCAATATTTCAGATAAGCGGTGGACCAGTAAGAGGAAACAGGAAATAGTCGACTCCAGGGTTGAAACAGCAGAGCTGTTATTCAGTAAAGTCGCCGGATCCAAAACGCGGCCCAAAGCATTTATATCGGCATCAGCCGTTAACTATTACGGAACGTTGACATCCGATAAAATATTCAATGAAGATGATCCTCCTTCAACCGATTTCCTTGGAGAGACATGCAAAAAATGGGAACAGGCGGCCGGCAGGTTCAATGATTTAGGGGTAAGGACGGTAATTGTAAGGACCGGCGTTGTTATCTCCCCCAAAGGAGGGGCTCTCAAAAAAATGGCACTCCCCGTCAAACTGGGACTTGGCGCGCCGATAGGAAGCGGTAAGCAATATTTCCCATGGATACACCTGGATGATCTGTGCGGCATTTATATCAAAGCAATAGAAGATGCGCAAATGCAGGGCGCTTACAATGCAGTGGCACCGGGCCATATTACAAACAGGGAGGTCATGAAAACACTTGCTGATGCTTACAACAGGCCTTTCTGGGCTCCTAATGTTCCCGCATTTGT
- a CDS encoding CsbD family protein, whose amino-acid sequence MDKLEFKGTWNDLKGKLKQKYAELTDDDLTYNEGLDDQLIGKLQKKLGKTRDEIIKEIKSL is encoded by the coding sequence ATGGATAAACTTGAATTTAAAGGAACTTGGAACGATTTAAAAGGCAAGCTCAAGCAAAAATATGCTGAACTTACCGATGATGACCTTACCTATAATGAGGGACTGGACGATCAGCTGATTGGCAAGCTGCAGAAAAAGCTTGGCAAAACCCGTGACGAAATTATCAAAGAAATAAAATCACTTTGA
- a CDS encoding superoxide dismutase — MDYKLAKLDYSYDALEPYIDKETMEIHHSKHHQKYVDKFNEAVKGTKWEGKDPEDIFPEISSVDDSIATNAGQVYNHNLFWRSMTPESPGKPDGPLAESINKHFGSFKEFQEKFSQAAATQFGSGWAWLIKDGDNLVISSTSNHINPLMDTAGTKGFPLFCIDVWEHAYYLKYKNKRPDFIEAFWNLVNWEEISRRYNKA; from the coding sequence ATGGACTACAAATTAGCTAAACTGGATTATTCATACGATGCTCTGGAACCTTACATTGACAAGGAAACCATGGAAATCCACCACTCAAAGCATCACCAGAAATACGTTGATAAGTTTAATGAAGCTGTAAAAGGGACAAAATGGGAGGGTAAGGACCCCGAGGATATTTTTCCGGAAATATCTTCAGTTGATGACAGTATTGCGACAAACGCGGGACAGGTCTATAATCACAATCTCTTCTGGAGATCAATGACACCTGAAAGTCCGGGTAAACCAGACGGACCGCTTGCCGAATCAATTAACAAACATTTTGGAAGTTTTAAAGAATTTCAGGAAAAATTTTCCCAGGCAGCAGCTACACAATTCGGCTCCGGATGGGCATGGCTGATAAAGGATGGTGATAACCTGGTTATATCATCAACCTCAAATCATATCAATCCTCTTATGGATACTGCCGGAACCAAAGGGTTTCCCCTTTTCTGTATTGATGTGTGGGAGCATGCTTACTATCTGAAATACAAAAATAAGCGCCCTGATTTTATTGAAGCTTTCTGGAATCTGGTAAACTGGGAGGAGATAAGCAGACGGTACAACAAGGCATAA
- the galU gene encoding UTP--glucose-1-phosphate uridylyltransferase, which produces MIKKAVIPAAGLGTRFLPATKAQPKEMLPIIDTPAIQYVVQECVDSGIEDILIISGKGKRSLEDHFDKNFELETRLQEKEEEALYTHLKHIENLANIHFIRQKELNGLGDAIYHARFHCGQEPFAVLLGDSIIDSAIPVTQQLIDSYEQYGHTVIAVETVPWDNVSRYGIIDGDNLSTRVIQLTGLIEKPSRKQAPSNLAIAGRYILTPQIFKALEKTPRGKGNEIQLTDALQILLKEEGIIATLIEGKRYDIGNKMDFLRTTVEFALKRKEFAAEFEEFLRETIKMLDEEKKKQ; this is translated from the coding sequence ATGATAAAAAAAGCAGTTATCCCGGCAGCGGGCCTAGGTACAAGATTTCTTCCTGCAACCAAGGCACAACCCAAGGAGATGTTACCGATCATTGACACCCCCGCGATACAGTATGTTGTCCAGGAATGTGTGGACTCGGGGATAGAGGATATTCTTATCATATCAGGCAAGGGAAAGCGATCGCTGGAGGACCACTTCGACAAGAATTTCGAGCTGGAGACAAGGCTGCAGGAAAAAGAGGAGGAGGCACTTTATACTCACCTGAAGCATATCGAGAACCTTGCAAATATCCATTTTATCCGCCAGAAAGAGCTGAACGGACTCGGAGATGCCATATACCATGCCAGGTTCCATTGCGGTCAGGAACCTTTTGCCGTGCTCCTGGGCGATTCCATAATCGATTCGGCCATCCCCGTAACCCAGCAGCTTATAGACTCCTACGAGCAATATGGCCATACGGTCATTGCTGTGGAGACCGTTCCATGGGACAATGTTTCAAGATACGGTATCATAGATGGCGACAACCTCAGCACCAGGGTCATACAGCTTACCGGACTCATTGAAAAACCATCAAGGAAGCAGGCCCCCTCAAACCTGGCCATCGCCGGGCGTTACATACTCACGCCCCAGATCTTCAAGGCGCTCGAAAAGACACCCCGTGGCAAGGGCAATGAGATCCAGCTTACCGATGCACTGCAGATCCTGCTAAAGGAGGAGGGGATCATCGCTACGCTTATCGAAGGCAAGCGGTATGACATCGGCAACAAGATGGATTTTCTGAGGACCACCGTTGAGTTTGCTCTGAAGAGGAAGGAGTTTGCGGCAGAATTTGAAGAATTCCTCAGGGAGACTATAAAGATGCTTGACGAAGAAAAGAAGAAGCAGTAA